The following is a genomic window from Sutcliffiella horikoshii.
TCACCCCATCAACATCTGTGATCATGCAAAGCGGCGCACGGAAAGCTGTCGCAACAGCAGCCGCTGCCATATCCGCATTAATGTTGTAATGCTGGCCCTCTGTATCAACAGCAACCGGGGAGATAATTGGTATGATTCCTTGTTGTATGATAGGAAGCAATAATTCTTTATTTACACCCACGATCTCACCAACTAATCCTAGCTCCTCCGCATTGGCATTCGGTTCTGCCAAAAGCAACTTCCCATCCACGCCACTTAAACCCATAGCATTGCCGCCTGCTTTCATGACTTGGCGGACAAGATGCTTGTTCATCGATCCTGACAAGACCATTTCCACTACTTCCAATACAGGTTCTGTCGTTTTTCTTAAACCATTGACGAATGTGGTTTCTACATTTAAGGAGGACAAAATAGTAGAAATGGAAGGTCCTCCACCATGAACTACAATGACCTGGATTTGATGCTTGTTCTTTAATTCCACTAATTCTGTAAAAAATGAAGGGGAAAGCTTGCCGATCGTACTGCCCCCGCATTTTATAACTAGTGACTCCATAACTTCCCCTCCTTTATGTTCGATAGGATGCATTAATCCGTACATAGTCGTATGATAAATCACAGCCCCAAGCGGTAGCATTTTCACTCCCAGCTACAAGATCTACCATAATTTCAATCTTTTCATTTTCCAAATAGCTTTTGGCTTCTTCTTCACAGAAAGAGACCGGCATTCCATCCTCAACAATTAAGATAGGTCCTATCATCACCTTGATTTTTTCTGTGTCGAGGGTGATTCCGCTATATCCAACAGCTGAAACAATTCTTCCCCAGTTTGGGTCTTGACCAAAAACTGCCGTCTTCACCAAGCTTGAGCCGACAATGGTTTTAGCAATTACTTGTGCATCTTCTACAGTTTCAGCACGGTTAACGTGCACTTCAATTAGTTTAGTAGCCCCTTCCCCGTCTCTTGCTATCTGTTGAGAAAGCGATTTGCAAACTGTATGGAGCCCTTGCTTGAAAAGAGTATATTCATCGTCATTTTCTTTCCATTGTTTATTTCCTGCCATCCCATTTGCCAGGACGAGAACCATGTCATTGGTACTTGTGTCTCCATCAACGGTAATCATATTAAAGGTTTCTTTCGTTACTTCGCTTAAAGCTTGTTGTAATAATTCATGATCGATATTAATGTCGGTGGTGACAAAACCAAGCATGGTTGCCATATTCGGATGAACCATCCCAGATCCCTTTGCAGCTCCAGCTATCGTGTACACCTTATCTCCTGATTTCAACTGCAGACAAACATGCTTTGTAAACGTGTCGGTAGTAAGAATCGCTTCTTCAAAAGACAGGGCTGCGTCAGATGTTTTTAGTGCTGATATCGATTCCACCCCTGTTATTATTTTGCTTATTGGCAGTTGCTCTCCTATGACTCCTGTGGAGATGACTGCGACATCCTCTTTGTTTAAGCAGGCTTTTTCTGCAAACACTTCCCTCATTTTATAAGCGTTTTTTAAGCCCTCGTGTCCTGTACATGAGTTAGCATTACCTGAGTTCACGATGACACCTTGGAGGGTTCCGTTAGTATTTATGCTCTCTTTGGAAACTTTAAGTGGCGGTGCTTGAAATAAATTGGTTGTGTAAACTGCTGCTGCCGTTGCAGGTGTTTCACTGTAGATCCATCCTAGATCTTTTCGTTTTCGTTTAATTCCACAATGCAGTCCACCGGCGGAAAAGCCTTTAGGGGTACAGATATTTCCATCTTGTACAGCAACCCATGTCTCTTTTTTCGCTAAAACTTCCACTTTCATGTCTTCACCTCTTTTTTATGGATAGACAGGTGTTATATTTAGTCCAGTTTGTTCGTCCCACCCGTTCATTATGTTCATATTTTGTACTGCCTGGCCTGATGCGCCTTTCATTACATTGTCGATAACAGAAACGATCATTATTCTGTTGGTTCGTTCGTCAACTGTTATACCGAGATCACAAAAGTTGGAACTATATACCTCTTTGGTGGCTGGCAAGTGATTCTCCTGTCTGACTCGAACAAAGTACTCTTTTTGATAGAACTCATTGTAGAGTCCTATTGCTTCTTTTGTACTTATTGTTTGCTTCATATCACAATAAATCGTGCACAAGATCCCTCTAGACATTGGGACTAGATGCGGAGTAAATGTGATAGTGGCATCCATGCCGGAAAATGATTGGATTACTTGTTCCATTTCCGGGATATGTTGATGGTTTCCTAGTTTATAAGCTTTGACATTTTCATTCACTTCACAGTAATGAGTGGACATGCTAGCTTTTCTACCTGCACCTGTTACACCAGATTTTCCATCGATAATGATGCTGTTTAGATGGATCAAATTGGTCTTCAATAGTGGTGCAAGACCAAGCAATGTAGCAGTGGGATAACAACCAGGGTTTGCTATTAAAGATGCATGTTTAATTTCTTCCCTGAAAAGTTCCGACAGCCCATATGTAGAGTTTTGTAATATGTTATCAGGGGCTGGTGAATATTTATACCATTTGTCGTATAAATTAGAATCTTTCAAGCGATGATCGCCAGAAAGGTCAATACATGGAATCCCTTCTTCTACAAACCTATGAATCATGTTTTTAGCGACTCCGGACGGGGTAGCAAAAAAGAATATGTCAGCACTTTCCATCAAATCATCTATATTCACTTCTTCTAATCTATTATCTGTAATCCCCATTAAATGGGGATATTGTTCAGAAATCAGTGTTCCGCTTGTTGAGTGGGAGCCAAGAAAGCTTATTTCTACTTCCGAATGCTGCTTTAAGATTCTTATAAGTTCTGCACCGCTATACCCGTTCGCTCCGATAATTCCAACCTTCAAAATCTTCATCCTCTCCATGGGTTTATAATATGAATTATTATAACTACGTATGTATAAAAATACAACATGTTTTTTAAAAATAAAAAAGATGACCTTGAGAGGATAGTTTCTCAAGGTCATCTTCTTAAATATTATTCTCCCAAGGCGGCAATCGTTTTTGCCAGAAGTTCCGTCCGTTCTGTTAGAGAAGGAATTTCTAAGTACTCTTCTTCGCTGTGGGCATTCCCGCCAACCGGCCCCATTCCATCTACGGTGGCAATTCCCATCGCAGCAGTAAAGGAAGCATCCGATCCACCGCCTGTAGCCGTGTCTTTTACCACTACTCCTATCTGTTTGCCAACTTTCTCAATGACATGTAACAATGATTCTGTGCGTGCTGTCTTTTCCATAGGAAGCCTATTCATTTCGCCAACCAGCTCGACCTCTGTACCTTTGACATCTGTTGATGCACAGATTTTTTCCAATTTCCGTTCAATAGGGATGGCCTGTTCTCGTTCTGTGATTCGGATGTCTACATGGGCAACAGCACTATCAGAAACAGTATTAACAGATGATCCTCCCTCAATCAAGCCTACATTGACACTGATTCCCTTAGAATGATCATTGAGTGCGTGTAGCTGTATTACTTTATGAGCGAGCTCTTCAATCGCACTTCTTCCTTTTTCCGGCTCAATTCCGGAATGTGCTGCCCGCCCGCGTACATTTATCGTATATTTCCCTTTTCCTCTTCTTGCCGTGACAAGTGAACCGTCTTTTCTGGCAGGTTCCATGATAAGCGCATATTTTTTATCCTTTGCTTTGCTCTCTATAAGCGATTTGGAAGACGGAGAACCAATCTCCTCATCACTGTTCAATACAAGAACAACATCCTGATAAGCTTTAGAATGGGCGTGAATTAATGCTTTCATTGCATAGAGTATGGAAACTTGGCTGGCTTTCATATCAATGACACCAGGTCCATATGCCCTCCCACCTTCTACTTTAAACGGTCTACTTTGTACGGTACCATTAGGGAATACCGTATCCATATGTGCCACTATTATTATTTTTGGCTCTTTTGCTAACGGATGCTGGATGACTAAATGATTTCCATACTTTTCTTCTTCTAACACTTGTACCGAAAATCCGATAGACCTATACTCCTTTGATAAAATAGATCCAATCTGATCTATTCCCTCTTTAGAGGTCGATCCACTATCAATATTGACCAGTTTCTCCAACAACTCTAGCATATTAGTTTGGTTATTTTGTAAATACTCTTTCATCTTACTCTCTCCTGACATAATAGACGCATAAACCTTGTTCTTCTATATACATATATTTATTTACCTATTCCATTATACCTTTTCTACTTATTAAGTCCTATATTTCCTTTATTCTACCTATTCGAAGAGTTCAAACCTTTTTTTAATAAAAAAACATTTTTTATCTGAATAAACAATCTATTATGTTTTCCCGCTAATCTATGTTATAGTAATTATGCGATGAGCTGAATTGTGTAAGTCGACGGACGCGCTCTTTGAGCAAGGCATGAATGTGGTCATGCTGTCCCTCGCCTCAATACGCAGGAAGGCACCTTTATAGGTGCCTTCTTTTTTTGCTACTTTTTCGCCATTTCTGCTATACTGTCTACATCTATTAGAGAAAGAAGGAATTATTTTGATACGTTTTGGTGTCATCGGAACCAACTGGATAACAGAATCATTTATTAATGCAGCTCTAGAGTCAGAAGATTTTCGCTTAACTGCTGTCTATTCCCGAAAAGAAGAAACAGCAAAGGAATTCGGGAATAAATTTAATGTATCTACCACATATACTGATTTGAATGATTTTACAAAAAGCAAGGAATTTGATGCAGTTTATATAGCCAGCCCTAACTCTTTACATGCAAAGCAAGCAATCGCATGCATGGATCAAGGTAAACATGTAATCTGCGAAAAACCGATAGCATCCAATACAAGAGAATTATCTGAAATGATAGCTGCGGCAAAAAGAAATAACGTCGTTCTGATGGAGGCAATGAAAAGCACTCTCCTTCCTAACTTCTTGGCAGTTAAAGAAAACCTGCATAAAATAGGGAAAATCAGGCGTTATGTTGCTAGTTATTGTCAGTACTCCTCCCGCTATGATAAGTACAAAGAAGGAACAGTACTTAATGCCTTTAAACCTGAGTTTTCCAATGGTTCCTTAATGGACATAGGGATATATACAATTTACCCAATGGTGGCATTGTTTGGGAAACCGAAAGCTTTGCATGCCATGGCCCATATGTTGGAATCAGGAGTGGATGGACAAGGGAGCATCTTGTTCCAGTATGATGGAATGGATGCCTCTGTCGCCTACTCCAAGATAGCGAACTCCTACCTTCCTTCCGAAATACAAGGAGAAGAAGGAACGATCATTTTAGATACCATCCATACGCCGGAGAAGGTTCTAATTAGGTTTAAAGACGGGACAGAGGAAGATATAACGGTCCCTCAAAAGAGTAAATCAATGTTTTATGAGGCTGAAGAATTTATTCGACTTATTAAATCTGGTGAGAAGGAATCTTCTATTAATTCTCTTAGTGCTTCCCTGCAAACCATGGAGCTAATAGAAGAAGCCCGCTCACAAATAGGTCTTGTCTACCCGGCGGACAAAAGATAACCTATACTCCTGAAAGAATCGCCTGTTGCACACGGGCGGTTCTTTTTTATTTAGTTTCTTCATTTACCATTTGACTTAAGGGGGCAAACAATGATGACCTCTTGAGTTCTTTTTTCGTGCTAGAGCGGTCTTCATTGCTCGGATGAAGACTTCTCTCGTTCTTTTTTCGCGCTAGAGAGGTCCTCATTGCTCGGATGAAGACTTCTCTCGTTCCTTTTTCATGCTAGAGAGGTCCTCAAAGGGCTGATGAGGACCTCAGTGGAGCGGCATCGAAGGAAGAGAGGTCTTCATAATTACCACAACGATACTCAATGGATAAAATTAGAATTTTCAAACAAAAATCCTACCTTTTCCACTCTACTATTGGTATAGTAAGAAGTACAAAGAATAAAGGAGTGTGCCATGATATATAAAGCTCGAACTATACCTCGCGAGTTAGAAGTTTATCAATTACTTAATTCTCGCAAAAATCTACTCGAAAATGAGAGGAAGCACCTTTATGCCCTTCAAAAAGGTTACGAAGGAGAATTGCTATTTGATACCTTGACTTATTCAGTTATGAAAGCCGAATGTCTCATTCTCAACGACTTACTTCTTCCCCATAACAAAAACACTTTTCAAATTGACTCACTGATCATTGTCCCAGAGACCATTTACATAATTGAAGTGAAAAATTTCGAAGGGGATTATTTTTATGAACAAGACCGCCTATATACAAGAGTTCCTCCACATTCTGAAGTAACCAACCCGCTTATTCAACTTAATAGAAGTGAGTCCTTGTTCAGACAACTGTTACAACAGCTCGGTAATAATATGACTATTCAATCTTACCTAGTGTTTGTAAACCCCGAATTCACGCTATATCAAGCACCCATTAACAAGCAAATCGTGTACCCAGGTCAGATTAATAGATTCCTAAAAAGCATTCTCCCTATCTCTTCAAGATTAGATAATAACCACTACGTTCTTGCTGACAAACTTAAGTCCCTTCATAATCCTAAAGCTCCATTCTATTTTCCACCTTCTTATCAATATGATGAGCTACGAAAAGGTATCCCTTGCTCGTATTGTGACTCGTTAGAATTTACTACTAAGGGTCCTTACTGTTATTGTTTGGTTTGCTCGAAAAAAGAAACGATGGAAAAACGTATTCTACGAATTGTTCATCATTTTACTATGCTGTTTCCTGAGATAAAAATTACTACAAATGCGATTTTTGACTGGGGTAGTGGGAAAATTTCAAAGCGGGTGATTAGGCGAGTGCTTCAAAAGCATTTGAATACTAAAGGTGTACATCAGTGGAGTTATTATGAGTTTTGATGATGTGTGATAATAATAGATTTTTAGAATAGTAAGCGAGGGTGGAGAGTAGTCCATCTTCGCTTTTTTAAGTGGTAAAACACTACTTTATTAAATTTACAATTAGAGATGAAGACCTCAGTGAAGTCGAAGTCAGGGAAGAGAAGTCTTCATAGCACGGATGATGACTTCTCTCGTTCTTTTTTTATGCTAGAAAGGTCCTCATTGCGAGGATGAAGACTTCTCCTGTTCCTTTTTCTTGCTAGAGAGGTCCTCATTGCAAGGATGATGACTTCTCTCGTTCTTTTTTTATGCTAGAAAGGTCCTCATTGCAAGGTTGAAGACTTCTCTCGTTCCTTCTTCGTGCTAGAGAGGTCCTCATTGCAAGGATGAACTGCCCCCTGTTCCCTTATCATGAAAGAGAGGTCCTCATCTCACAATTGAAGACCTCTTCTCTCCGTTTTCCCCCCTAGAGAGGTCCTCATCCCACACTATGAACTTCTTCCCTTCACCAGGACCAGGTGCCAATCAAAAACTATCGTTTATTGCATAATTCCCATAGACTCTACGCCTATTTTGCTAAATCTAGTAAAAATGGACGTTTGCTAGAGGACAGGCGTCCACTCTCTTCTCTCGTAAATACATAGTATGTGGTAGATAAGAAAAAGGGGGTGTAAGAATGGCAGATAGCAAAGATATGCAACGAGAGATTTCAAAACTCACCCAGGCAACAACAAACATGATGCTTCAAAATGTTTTAAAGAAACACAATGTGAAACTAAGTGGAGATAACTTCTCCAAAGAGCAAAAAGCGCAACTTAAGAAATTGGTTGCAGACATCCAGGATTCTTTCGGGAAAATGGAAAAACTTCAAAAAGAAGAAAAATAAAAATTTTAAAATGGGGGATTTAAATAATGAGTAAAGATTGGTTATTCGGTGGAAGAAGCTGTGGCTATGATCACGGCTGTGGAAATAATGGTGAATGGAATGCTTTAGCAGCAGGAAGCAGACATCCACTTGACAATGATGGTGTAGCTCAAGAAGCTGACCAAGTAAACAAAATGATTCAAAAATCTTATGAGCAAATTGTTATTAAGGATTCTTGCGATATTGAAGTAACAACTACTGACACAAAAATTGCCGTATCACTACAAGCAGCAATCCAAGCAGCTATCGCTCTAGTTATCAGCGTAAGTATCGCAGACAGTAACAAAGCAGAGCAAGTAATCCAAGAATTGCTTCAAAGCTCCAAATCTGTACAAGTAAATCACCAACAAACGTATATTCAAAACTCTCGTGGTGTAAGAGTAACAACTACTGACACTGACCTAGTACTAAACATTCAGCTACTTCTTCAATTATTGATTGCACTTGTTGTAGCTGTAGACATCTTATAATCTTGCTGAAGACTTGCCCGCTTCAGCCAAAGTTTTCAAAAAAAACACCTGCCATGTAACACTCCTTCTTATCTAAAGTGCCGGAAAAAAACACCTGCAATTCCTGCCAAAGCATATCATAGCCTCCTTGCTATACCCATCTTACACCACACCTACAAATAGTTCGGAAAAATGAAGACCAGAAAGTTGGTCTTCTTTTTATTGTTTGCTGGAATGACAAATCTAGTCTTTTGCCTAGTTTTCTTAAAAACACGCGCAAATCCATGGCTCTCTCATAAGATAGTGTAGTTAAATAACCTATTTTTAAAAAAGGAGTTAAGTTATGACAGAAAAAAATAACAACCTGCTTCCCACCCCTAAATTATACCATCAGACGAAATCAATCACGTCCAACCAGCAGGAATATCGAAAGAACTATTTAACAGATATATTAAAGCAACAGGAAGAAACGAATTTGACTGTTTCTAGAACAGTTAACAAGATTAATGAAAATTTACAACATAGTATGTCTACCCAGGATAAGAATCATCAACTTTTACTGGATAAATTATACTCCCAGGAAAAATCTCAACAAGATTTATCGGAAATGATAGCCACTCAAGACTTTAATGTACGGCAAGTATCTGACAAAGTACTTGTGCACGAAAAATATCATGAGGATCTTACACTAAAACTAAATGATCAGGATAAAAATTATGCGCAACTCCTAGAACTATTAAAAGTTCAGTCATTGTTAAGTGAAGAACTTCAAGAGAATATCGCATCACATGAAGAAAGCAGTAAGAAGGTAGAGCAAAGACTGGATAAATTGGAAGTTTCACTGGAAGAAGAAAAGCTATTGAGTCAGGCTACGATAGATCAGTTGGCATATCAAGAGAATCTGACCCGAGGCATCCACACCAAGTTAGAAAAATATGAGGAATTGTATGAAGACATTCAATCAAAATTACATGATCAGGAACATTTTTACCAAGAGATAAATAATAAATTACAGGTTCAAGAAATGTTTCACAAGTCGGTAATGGAGCGAATGGACAGTCAAGATATTGCCACCCAGAAAATTGCCGATCAGCTTAACTCCTTGAGACAAACACTAGTGGATAAATTGGAGACAGCTATTTCTTCCATTGATAGTAAATATAAGCAAACACTCCACTATTTGAGTGGAAGTATGATCGGGTTAAAAGAAAGAATTATTCAAAAGGCTCCGGTTGAAAATGAAAACAATGAAGTGAAAAAAGTAGAAGTGACACAAGAGTAGTCTTCGGGCTGCTCTTTTTTTCGTTTGATTTTTCTGAACATTCATACTAATATTTAACTAGCACTTACTTTTTCTATTATGGAGGTTTGGACGATGGCAGAGTTAGTACATAAAACAATAGGTAATCTATTGGATGAAACCGTATCACGTTACCCTGATAAAGAAGCTGTAGTGTATGTGGAGACAGGATTGCGTTATAGTTATAAAGAATTTCAGCAAATCTGTAATCAAGTGGCGAAAGGCTTAATGAATCTAGGAATTAAAAAAGGAGATCATATTGCGGTTTGGGCATCCAATAAACCTGAGTGGTTAATTACCCAATATGCAAGTGCAAAAATTGGTGCCGTTTTAGTTACAGTAAATACTAGCTATCAATCGAAGGAACTCGAATATCTCTTACGTCAATCAGAATCCACCACCCTTCTTCTTATGGACAATTTTAAAGGGGTAAGCTACTTGGATATGCTTCAAGAGCTATGTCCAGAGCTTGAAAACTGTGCACCTGGAGAACTTGCTTCTAATAGATTACCTAAGTTAAAGAACATTATTTTTATGGGCAGCGAAAGACACCCGGGTATGTTCACATGGGATGACCTTTTGAATAAAGCATCAACTATTACAGACGAAGAGTTAATGACCCTACAAAACAGTACAAGCTATGAGGATGTCATCAACATGCAATATACATCTGGTACTACAGGCTTCCCAAAAGGAGTCATGCTTACCCACTCCAACATTATCAACAATGCCATTAATGTGGCGGAATGCCAGAAGCTTACCGTAGAAGATAGAATATGCATTCCGGTTCCTTTTTTCCATTGTTTTGGTTGTGTGATGGGCACCCTTGCTGCTGTAGCTACAGGAGCAACGATGGTCCCACTTGTAATGTTTGATCCACTATTAGTTCTAAAAGCGGTGGAACAAGAAAAATGTACGGCGCTTTACGGAGTTCCAACCATGTTCATCGCCGAACTAAACCATCCGGATTTTGAAGAATATGATTTATCCAGTTTACGTACCGGTATTATGGCAGGGTCACCTTGTCCTACGGAGATTATGAAAAGAGTTGTTCATGATATGGGAGCTAAGGAAATTACTATCGCTTATGGGCAAACAGAAGCCTCCCCTGTTATTACACAAACACGACCATACGACAGCATTGAAAGAAGAGTTTCAACTGTTGGAAGCGCTTTAGATAATGTAGAAGTGAAAATTATTGATCCTGCAACAGGTGAAACTGTGCCAACTGGCATTCAAGGTGAACTTTGTACGCGGGGCTACCTTGTCATGAAAGGCTATTACAATATGGAAGATCAGACAAAAGATACGATTGATAAAGATGGATGGCTTCATACAGGAGATCTTGCCACAATCGATGAGGATGGATATGTGGTCATAACAGGCAGGTTGAAAGATATGATCATCCGTGGCGGAGAGAATATTTATCCACGAGAGATAGAGGAGTTTTTATATTCCCATCCGAAAATATTTGATGTTCAAATCGTAGGAGTTCCTGATGAAAAGTTCGGCGAGCAAGTTGCAGCATTTATTAAAGTCAAACCAGGCGAAAGCTTAGACAGTCAAGAAGTCAAAGACTACTGCACTGGAAAAATATCTAAATATAAAATACCTTACTATGTAGAGATAGTAGACGAGTATCCAATGACAGCATCTGGAAAGATACAAAAATTCAAACTCAGAGAACATGCCGTAAATACACTGGTGAAAATATAAAACGGTAAGGGGTATTGTGCCCCTTACCGTTTTATTTTCTAGTTTTCACTATCTCATCTATCACACTAATAATTCTCTCCATGTCCCCTCTGCCCACATCAAAATGAGTCGTGAGTCGAACAAGTGTAGGTCCAAAGGTAACAGCCAAAACACCCTTCTCTTTTAATGCTTGTACAAACTGCTCTGCCTTAATACCTAAACCTGATACATCCAGCACCACAATATTCGTATCAACCGAATTCACTATTTTTAACGGGCTGATTCCCCTTATTCCATCAGCAAGAAAGGTGGCATTATCATGATCTTCTGAAAGTCTTTCTGTCATCTGTGTTAAAGCAATTAAGCCAGGTGCCGCAATAATTCCAACTTGCCTCAATCCTCCACCAAGTCGCTTTCTCCATTTTCGAGCTCGTTTAATGAAATCGTTAGAGCCGGCAATAATCGAACCAACTGGTGCACCTAACCCTTTAGAAAGACATATTTGAACAGTATCGCAATGTTTTGTGAATTCTTGTATAGGTGTGCCCGAACTTGCTGCGGCATTAAAAAGTCGAGCACCGTCCACGTGAACAGGGATAGAATATCTCTGTGCCACTTCATAGATTTCTGCCATGTTTGATACAGGCACCACTGCCCCGCCAGCACGATTATGTGTGTTTTCTATACAAATCAGACCGGTTTCAGGAAAGTGTTGATCTTCCCCACGTATAGCAGATTCTATATCTTGTGGATTCATTATCCCATTTACGCCTGGTATGGTTCTTGTTTGGACCCCTGCCAAAGCGGCAACAGCACCAGATTCGTAATAAAAAATATGTGACTCTTCCTCTAGTAATATCTCATTTCCTGGTCGGCAATGCGTCAACACCGCAATTTGATTACCTTGTGTTCCGCTAGTAACAAACAGTGCCGCTTCTTTTCCCAGAATTTCTGCCGCTTTTTCTTCTAACAGCGTAACTGTCGGGTCTTCTCCGTATACATCATCTCCCACCTCTGCTTCATAGGAGGCCTTTCTCATTTCCTTTGTCGGTTTTGTAACTGTATCACTTCTTACATCAATCATAACGCCTATCCCCTTTTCTTTTTCTTTTTAGTTTACCAGAATACTATTTATTTCGCATACCGTAAAATAATCTACCATCCCTTCTCCTTCACGTGCTATGATTATGAATATACAAATGTTGGCTAATAGGTCCATTATCAACCTAAGGAGTTTAAACTAATATGCAGGCACAAAAAATTAGACAAGATACCGCAACCAATGAAACCTCAACCGTTTACCCAATACTTTTTATTATCGGCCTTGTTCACCTGCTGAATGACTCTTTACAATCAGTGGTTCCGGCCTTATTCCCCGTGTTGCAAAATTCCATGGGGCTCACATTTACACAACTTGGACTAATTGCATTTGCATTAAATGCGACATCTTCGCTTATTCAACCAATTGTGGGGATTATTACAGATAAAAGACCTTCACCTTATGCCCTGCCAATCGGACTTACCTTTTCTTTATTCGGAATTATTGGTTTGGCCTTGGCACCAAGCTTTTGGGTGATTATTATTTCTGTGTTGTTTATTGGACTAGGTTCTGCTGCATTCCATCCTGAAGGTTCCCGTGTTGCATATATGGCGGCAGGAAACCGCAGGGGGCTGGCACAGTCTATTTACCAGGTAGGGGGCAACTCTGGGCAGGCCTTGGCTCCTTTGATGGCAGCTTATATCCTGTTACCACTCGGACAAAAAGGCGTGTTATGGTTTACAATTGTCGCTGCCGCAGCTGTCCTATTACTTTTATACATCGCTGCTTGGTACAAACAGCAAGTAGCAAATACAAACAGACCATTAAAACAAAAGAAGAAAACGATCAAAGTTAAATCAACGGATAAATCTATTAGAAATAAACGGATCATCATCTTTTCGATTTGTTTGCTAATTTTTCTGGTATTTGCTCGTTCATGGTTCCATGCAGGAATCACCAACTTCTATGCTTTTTACGCCATTGAGAACTATGGAATACCTATCGCAGATTCACAAATATATATTTTCGTGTTTTTAGGTGCTGGTGCAGTGGGCACATTTTTTGGAGGACCATTGGCAGATCGTTTCGGAAAGAGGCTTGTAATTTCTCTTTCTATGCTGGGGTCTGCTCCACTTGCATTGTTGCTGCCTTTTGTAGGTCCCACACTTGCCTATATACTTGTTGCCATTATCGGATTCATCATCCTTTCTAGCTTTTCGGTAACGGTCGTGTACGCTCAAGAGCTGGTGCCTGGTCGAATCGGCTTGGTTTCCGGTCTGATTGTAGGACTGGCGTTTGGAATGGGGGCCGTGGGATCCGTTGCGCTTGGAGTTCTGGCAGATTGGGTCGGGTTAACAAACACCATCATATTTACTGTGTGTCTACCTTTTATAGGATTGTTGACGTTCTTCCTTCCTAGTGATCAGAAAGTTAGAGAAATGCATAACTAAAGGAAAGAAAGGGTCCCTGTTGACCCTTTCTTTCCTTTTGCCTATACTGTTAAAGTGCTTAAAGATACCTAGCGAA
Proteins encoded in this region:
- a CDS encoding coiled-coil domain-containing protein, which translates into the protein MTEKNNNLLPTPKLYHQTKSITSNQQEYRKNYLTDILKQQEETNLTVSRTVNKINENLQHSMSTQDKNHQLLLDKLYSQEKSQQDLSEMIATQDFNVRQVSDKVLVHEKYHEDLTLKLNDQDKNYAQLLELLKVQSLLSEELQENIASHEESSKKVEQRLDKLEVSLEEEKLLSQATIDQLAYQENLTRGIHTKLEKYEELYEDIQSKLHDQEHFYQEINNKLQVQEMFHKSVMERMDSQDIATQKIADQLNSLRQTLVDKLETAISSIDSKYKQTLHYLSGSMIGLKERIIQKAPVENENNEVKKVEVTQE
- the ltaE gene encoding low-specificity L-threonine aldolase, encoding MIDVRSDTVTKPTKEMRKASYEAEVGDDVYGEDPTVTLLEEKAAEILGKEAALFVTSGTQGNQIAVLTHCRPGNEILLEEESHIFYYESGAVAALAGVQTRTIPGVNGIMNPQDIESAIRGEDQHFPETGLICIENTHNRAGGAVVPVSNMAEIYEVAQRYSIPVHVDGARLFNAAASSGTPIQEFTKHCDTVQICLSKGLGAPVGSIIAGSNDFIKRARKWRKRLGGGLRQVGIIAAPGLIALTQMTERLSEDHDNATFLADGIRGISPLKIVNSVDTNIVVLDVSGLGIKAEQFVQALKEKGVLAVTFGPTLVRLTTHFDVGRGDMERIISVIDEIVKTRK
- a CDS encoding AMP-binding protein gives rise to the protein MEVWTMAELVHKTIGNLLDETVSRYPDKEAVVYVETGLRYSYKEFQQICNQVAKGLMNLGIKKGDHIAVWASNKPEWLITQYASAKIGAVLVTVNTSYQSKELEYLLRQSESTTLLLMDNFKGVSYLDMLQELCPELENCAPGELASNRLPKLKNIIFMGSERHPGMFTWDDLLNKASTITDEELMTLQNSTSYEDVINMQYTSGTTGFPKGVMLTHSNIINNAINVAECQKLTVEDRICIPVPFFHCFGCVMGTLAAVATGATMVPLVMFDPLLVLKAVEQEKCTALYGVPTMFIAELNHPDFEEYDLSSLRTGIMAGSPCPTEIMKRVVHDMGAKEITIAYGQTEASPVITQTRPYDSIERRVSTVGSALDNVEVKIIDPATGETVPTGIQGELCTRGYLVMKGYYNMEDQTKDTIDKDGWLHTGDLATIDEDGYVVITGRLKDMIIRGGENIYPREIEEFLYSHPKIFDVQIVGVPDEKFGEQVAAFIKVKPGESLDSQEVKDYCTGKISKYKIPYYVEIVDEYPMTASGKIQKFKLREHAVNTLVKI
- a CDS encoding nuclease-related domain-containing protein; translation: MIYKARTIPRELEVYQLLNSRKNLLENERKHLYALQKGYEGELLFDTLTYSVMKAECLILNDLLLPHNKNTFQIDSLIIVPETIYIIEVKNFEGDYFYEQDRLYTRVPPHSEVTNPLIQLNRSESLFRQLLQQLGNNMTIQSYLVFVNPEFTLYQAPINKQIVYPGQINRFLKSILPISSRLDNNHYVLADKLKSLHNPKAPFYFPPSYQYDELRKGIPCSYCDSLEFTTKGPYCYCLVCSKKETMEKRILRIVHHFTMLFPEIKITTNAIFDWGSGKISKRVIRRVLQKHLNTKGVHQWSYYEF
- a CDS encoding MFS transporter, with product MQAQKIRQDTATNETSTVYPILFIIGLVHLLNDSLQSVVPALFPVLQNSMGLTFTQLGLIAFALNATSSLIQPIVGIITDKRPSPYALPIGLTFSLFGIIGLALAPSFWVIIISVLFIGLGSAAFHPEGSRVAYMAAGNRRGLAQSIYQVGGNSGQALAPLMAAYILLPLGQKGVLWFTIVAAAAVLLLLYIAAWYKQQVANTNRPLKQKKKTIKVKSTDKSIRNKRIIIFSICLLIFLVFARSWFHAGITNFYAFYAIENYGIPIADSQIYIFVFLGAGAVGTFFGGPLADRFGKRLVISLSMLGSAPLALLLPFVGPTLAYILVAIIGFIILSSFSVTVVYAQELVPGRIGLVSGLIVGLAFGMGAVGSVALGVLADWVGLTNTIIFTVCLPFIGLLTFFLPSDQKVREMHN
- a CDS encoding spore coat protein; translated protein: MSKDWLFGGRSCGYDHGCGNNGEWNALAAGSRHPLDNDGVAQEADQVNKMIQKSYEQIVIKDSCDIEVTTTDTKIAVSLQAAIQAAIALVISVSIADSNKAEQVIQELLQSSKSVQVNHQQTYIQNSRGVRVTTTDTDLVLNIQLLLQLLIALVVAVDIL